AGCCGCCGGTGGCCACCGGCCCCCACCGCGTCGGGACGAGGCGCAACAGACACTTGCCCTGGTCGGCCATGGCCTGCCGGTACTCGGCCCAGTCCGGGTGTTCACCGGCGATCGCCCGGTAGTAGTCGACCAGTGCGTCGACCGCCTCGGGCAGATCCACCACCTCCGCCTCACCGTCGACCTGTACGTAGGGTCCGTTGAAGTCGTCGGAGAGCACCGTCACGCTCGCCCGCCCGGCCCTGCGGATGTGGGCCGCCTTCGCGCGCTGGGGATAGCTGGCGATCACGATCCGGCCCTCGTCGTCCACCCCGCCGGTCACCGGAGAACTCTGCACCGATCCGTCGGCGCGGTAGGTGGTGAGCACCATCTTGTGCCGGGGCCGTACGAAGTCGAGCAACTCGGCGCGTCCGACACTGTCCGCGGTCGCGTATTTCGGAGACATGCACGCCACAGTAACGACGATCAATGTCGGACCCCCGCGCTAGCTTGTCGAACATGAGTTCGACACGAGAGCAGATCATGGATGCGATGGATGCCGTCGAGACGTTGTCCGCCCGCCTCACCGCACTGCCGGTGACCGGGATGAGCCGCACCGACACCCAGGCGGCGCTGGTCCGGCTGGGCCGGCTCAGGGAGCAGGTGCAGGACGTGGAACGCCGGATGACCGGGCGGCTCGTCGCCACGGGCACCCCGTCGCAGTTCGGCGCGCGGACGTGGGACGAGGTGCTCGCCCAGCGCCTGCGCATATCCCCCGGTGACGCGCGGCGCCGCATCGCCGAGGCGGTCAGCGGGGATCCGTCTGCCGCTTGAGCACCCACGCGGGCACCCAGTGGGTGACCGCTTTCCGCCGGGCGCCGTAGGCGATGTCGTAGGTGACCAGGCCCCACCAGTAGCCCTGTTCACACATGCCCCAGCAGGTCAGGCGCCCTTCGACGACGGCGTGCATCTGCAGTCCCGCCGGGTTGTAGCCGCCGTGACGGTGCGGCTCCCGGGGAAAGAGCACCCCGAGGTCGACCAGCACCGCGGCAGGCGGGTCGACGCGACGGAATGCCGGCGGCACCGGCTGCCCGTTATAGCCGATCGACTGCAACTCGCCCACTGTTCGATCATACGTTCGAAGTCCCGGTTCGGCGGCGCCGGCCTCCACGCTGGGCGGCCCCATGGTTGCCGGCTCAGATCACGAAATATCCACCAGACGAAGCTGCCTTATCCGGCTCAACCGAAAGATTCTGCCAACCGTCAACCAATTACCGCCACCGGAATTAAATCGTTGACCTGCAGGTTTACCAGTTCAGACGGGAACGGAGAACATCCGGTCCAGTCAGCAGAAAACGTTCGAACCGCGACGAATCCACAC
Above is a window of Mycolicibacterium baixiangningiae DNA encoding:
- a CDS encoding PPOX class F420-dependent oxidoreductase, whose translation is MSPKYATADSVGRAELLDFVRPRHKMVLTTYRADGSVQSSPVTGGVDDEGRIVIASYPQRAKAAHIRRAGRASVTVLSDDFNGPYVQVDGEAEVVDLPEAVDALVDYYRAIAGEHPDWAEYRQAMADQGKCLLRLVPTRWGPVATGGFPPPRAGQSAGQDTTTSL